The nucleotide sequence CCAGCGAGTGGAGTGGTGGTTAGTTTGACCTACCGGGGTTGTTGGCGACGAAGCGGATGGCGACCCAGCCGGCGGTGGGCACGCTGATGGTGTTCCGCTGCACCGGGTCGACGAGGTTGTACTTGGCGGTGTCGTTGGCGGCGTCGTAGTTGCCGAACCCCGTGCCGACTACGTGGAAGTCGTAGCCGTGCAGGTGCAGCGGGTGGCTCTCGGCGCCCTGGATGCTGGTGTCCTGCAGCACCACCTCGACGGAGGTGTTGAAGGCGAGCGGCACCACCCGGGTGCCGTGGGTCACGAACGTGTTGTTGGGCGGCGTGCCGGTGTAGTTGAACTTGCGCAGCGGCGCCGCGGGGAAGTTGGCCGCGAGCACGCCGTTGTACCGGCGCTGGTAGTGCGCCTGGAGGAGCGACGTCTTGGGCATCACGAACGACACGTTGTTGATGCTCGCCGCGAACCGGGTGTTGTTGGGCCCCTGGCACGTCCCGTTCACCGGGCTCTGGCACGGGTCGGCGCCCAGCCCCACGGCGAAGAAGAAGCTCCGGTCCACACTCAGCGGCACCCGCGCCGGGTACCGCGCGCTCGCGAGGCTCCGGAAGTTGGACGAGAAGTTGGTCACCGCGCCCGTGTCGTTGTACcgcgggaggggcggcgccgggaGGCCGCGGAGCGCGGCGGGCCTCTGCGGGGCGTACTCGAGGACGGCGATGGCGGTGGTGTTGTCGAAGGTGCCCACGGTGTTGGTGTAGGGCGCGACGGCGATGGCGAAGGCCGTGGAGGACGGGTTGGTGGCCGCGGTGAGGAGCACGTCCATGGTCTGGCCCGGCGAGATGACGAGTGTGGTGGCGGCGAAGGGCTTGACGTAGCTCGCGTCCGCCTGCACGACGGTGAGTGTGTGGTTGGCCACCGCGAAGAAGAGCTCGTCGTTGAGCGCCGCGTTGATGAGCCGCAGCATGTACGTCCTCCCGGGCTTCACCTTGAGCTTGAACGTGCTGTTGGCGCCGCCCGAGCAGTTGTACGTCGGGCCAGGGAAGCCGTTGAAGGTGTAGGCGTCGGACACGTTGGGCCCTCCGCCGGTCTGCAGCGCCTGCTTGATCACCGCCTCCGGGTCGGCGTTGAACCACTCACCTACCGACGGACCGGGCACGTTAGTTACACTCGAACACACACAGTGACAAAAATGGCGGGAAATGGGGTGGAGGTGTGACGTAGGACGTAGGAGACGTACCGAGCATGAGGGGGACTTCTCTGTAGGGCTTGGGGAAGGGGTAGGGGACGCCGCGGGGCGGGAGGATGACGAGGGGGCCGTGGAGGGTGGCGCGGAGCCAGGAGAAGTGGGCGTGCCACCAGAGGGTGCCGCGCTGGCCGACGATGCGGAAGTTGTAGACGTAGCTCTGGCCGGGGCGCATGGGGCACTGGGTGATGTAGGCCGGTCCGTCCGCCCAGGCGCTCCGCAGCTGCCGCACGCCGTGCCAGTGGAAGGTGAcgttgttgttgatgttgttgtggACGTTGACGATGAGCCGGTCGCCCTCCCGCACCGTGATCCTCGGCCCCGGGAACCGCCCGTTCACCGTCGGGATGCTCTTGGTCGTGCACAGCCGCGTCACCGTCGCCATCGTCACGTTGAAGGTGTAGCGGCGGGTGAGGCCGGCGGTGAGGGCCGGCATGGCCAGGAGGAAGGCCAAGAGGAGGCATGCAGGGGAGGCGCACCGGAGGCGCCGAGCACCCATCCCCATTGCCATTGTGCAGCTAGCTAGCTTCCTGCTGGCCACACTTCAACTCCTGGATCAATTAGCTATGTAAAGCTAGATAGATCTCTGCAGGAGCTGCAAGGGAGGTCGATGGTTAGCTAGAGTGGATGGAGGTGGTGAGTGACATGAGTAGCTAGGGTTCGAGTGGCTATATAAACGGCCGGCGGCAGTGCTCCTGCTCGTGGTGGCGTGCATGGTAGGGGGTCACCCAGTCATAGTGGTTGGCTGGGTTTGGTGGGCGTACATAGAAATATTGTCACATAGGGCCGCTCCCCGCTAGCTCTTTCTGCTCGACTGACCGATCTTTCCAGCCACCGGATCGGATCCATTGGCCCTGAGAGTGGTTGCGTCCGACGATTCATCCGTCGACCGGTGTAAGTTGACGGCAGACTACTTTTTTGTTTCTGATTCTGAAACCTAGGAAACGCTATGATGGCGAGGAATGTTAATTTAAGCACGCTACTTCATGTGCACCATTGAGCTGTGCTGACATGATGGTGCACCAAAACGAAGGCATGTCTTGGAATATcagtttctctctttttctttttctttttctttttgcgagACTTGGAATATCAGTTTCGTTCTCAGCTAAAAGCAAAAGCCTGCAATAGCTGAGAGTTTCAGCAAAGCTTGGTGGAGGAAATTGTCGATGGGGTAGAAGATGATCAACATTTTTACCCCAGGCAGTATGATGTATGCATCTACTCGTACTGTATTAACTCCATGCAGAACACCAAAAAGTGGACGATGCAGGAGTGTTGAGTGTATATGTCGTCTGAGTAGTCTGAATGTGGACAAACTGTTGCAGACCTTAAGCTGGTGGCCTGCCATTAATCATTGAAACTAGAGGTAAATGATAATCTCATAATTGTTCTGTACCACTAGTTCACACGGATAATTCAATATGGTGGCATATCACTTCTGAACTGAAGGCACGTGAAAGCCTCATGTGACCTTCACTGCGAATGACAAAAAAACTGTTTAGCCTTTTATGGGGGCTAGCTTTTGCTTTCTTTTTTCAGAGAAACTGCTGGTTTCCTGCAGCGCCACATATTCAATTATATCAATTATTCATGGAGAATGCAGATTCCTTTGTGAACTTCTCAAGTTAACTATGGCCCTCAGGGTCAAATCCGTAACCACCTTTGTTTAAGCTTTTCATTTGCCGTCCTCTTCTCGATCTTGTGTTGTCGGAATAAAATTAGATCACTGTTCTCTGAAAAATATATTCTATTTGAAGCTCTTTTTTATCTGCGTGTCATGTGTGTGACTGTGTATGCTGCTCGCTTGTTGCTTAGAGCTGCGTGGTTGTTGCAGTGGAGCTCGCTGCTTTAGCCCGATTGGATGTGCATTGTACCCTATGTGATCTGATCTGGTCTTTTTGACTGGGACCCAATTAAAGCGTCGCGTTCAGTCTTGGTAACCAAGGTACACACCCGAATAAACGCCAAGCCTAATGCTTCAAGGCGAGATTACCTCGGAATGGATATGAATTAGTATTCCTAATGTATGCGTAGCAATCAGTAGCAAATCACAATGGAAGCTCTTCTGCGTCTAACTAATCAATCGCGCGTCACTTTATCTTAGGTCATTTTATACGGCTCTGGCACTAGTGGTATTTTAGCAGTAACTAGCTAAGCATGAAACACTTGCTTGCAAGAGCGTAAAGTTTGCAGTTCATTAAGGTTAGGCCATTGGTTCATGTATAATTAAGCTCTGTCGTATGTTTGCCGCCGACTGCTGTTtataatattttagaaaaaaatgtttgccacccaggaaaaagagaggagaaaacacGGACGGTAACAACTAGCCCTTGGTTTGCAATTGCACCACCACACATCTGCAGTGCAGGTAGATCGATGCCAGCAGGAGATCTTCACGTTGGTTACGATGTGACAAAAAAACATCTGCGGCCAGTTAGTTGCGACGCAAACGTCTCGCCGTTTTTTCGCGTCGATCTGGCTAACTATCTTCAAGTTGAAGTATCATCACCAGACACTCTCTTCAGTCTTGGCTCACGTCGCCTGGGCGTTTGGCGTCATGGAGCGAGTGGTTGGCCATGCACCCGCGCTTCGCTTCCCGCGGCCGTACGTGTCTTCCTGCTGTATCCAACGAACCCGTCGGCTTTCCACGGGCGAGGCGTCGGGGCCAAGCTTACGGCCGGCCGATCGTACGAGGCCGGCAGTAGATATCTTAAACTACGATTCGGTCAGTCTCGGGTTGCCATCGGAGTATCGATCGCCTCTCAGCTAGCTGCTGCGCGCGCATGGTGGACGTGCTGATGATTGCGCGTCTGGTCGAGCCGGGGTTCGATCGCATCATCGCCCGGGAGAAAAAGAGGAGAAAGAGAAAACCCCCGGGAAAACTACTCGTGACCCGCCGGCAAAGCATGGATGGATGGCTACGCCTCGTTTGTTTTAGCACACAAACCAAGTTCTAGAAAACAAAGGGCATTGCGCATCGGTGGTATTTCCGACGTAGTGATTGCTGATTATAATCAAGTTCACCGATTCCATGCCGTTTGATTCTGTTCGGAGATTCGTGCACTGCCATCCCCGCCCTCCTCTCCGGGTGGATAGGCTTGAGTTCAAGGATCAGCCTAGAGGGGTCTTTGGAAATTTGCCAAAAATGTagatgtaatttcaaaaaattatgaaaaagacAATCCCCGCTAGTTAGGTCAAGGGATCGTCTTTCTCTTCACATTTTCTTGATCTAACTAGCGTTTTTACCCAAAAATTCACTCCGCATTTGACTAGAAAATCAAATCCAATTTTGGTATTATTTGTACAATAACCTTTTCTAAAATTTTGCCATGAAAATGTATAGTTGTCACGATACAATTAAAATTTCATGATGCAGCTAGTAAATTTGCCTTGATATAAGCAGACTTTTCTCTACATTTTCCATGTTCTTGCCATTTTTTTAATCATATCGTGCCGCAACTTGGGAATTGATCGATTTTTTGTTGTTCTGATAAGGTGTGATCATTTTATCTAGTTTGGTTAATTTTTTCATGGCAACTAAACACACTTCTACAATGCAACTAAACATACTTTTTCTACGGCAATTAATCATTTTTTGTCAGGGCAACTAAAGATGAATTACCATCAAACTAGTGATCAAGAACAAAATATAGGTGCAATTACCAAAAATAAGGCATTCTCTCCTAATTGTTGTTTTAATAACCCCACCAATTTTCGACGGCTACTTGTTTCGAAGacgtattttcttttcttttccatgGTTATTCGTGTGTCAATAGGATGACAATTTCACCCTCAAACCCGATATGTGTCGCCATGACAACCATACAACAATTACTTTTTATGCCAACCATATGACAATTACCTTTTTAGTTGGTCCCTCGCAACTTTTTAGATAGGTATGTCAAAT is from Triticum aestivum cultivar Chinese Spring chromosome 1B, IWGSC CS RefSeq v2.1, whole genome shotgun sequence and encodes:
- the LOC123135865 gene encoding putative laccase-11 yields the protein MAMGMGARRLRCASPACLLLAFLLAMPALTAGLTRRYTFNVTMATVTRLCTTKSIPTVNGRFPGPRITVREGDRLIVNVHNNINNNVTFHWHGVRQLRSAWADGPAYITQCPMRPGQSYVYNFRIVGQRGTLWWHAHFSWLRATLHGPLVILPPRGVPYPFPKPYREVPLMLGEWFNADPEAVIKQALQTGGGPNVSDAYTFNGFPGPTYNCSGGANSTFKLKVKPGRTYMLRLINAALNDELFFAVANHTLTVVQADASYVKPFAATTLVISPGQTMDVLLTAATNPSSTAFAIAVAPYTNTVGTFDNTTAIAVLEYAPQRPAALRGLPAPPLPRYNDTGAVTNFSSNFRSLASARYPARVPLSVDRSFFFAVGLGADPCQSPVNGTCQGPNNTRFAASINNVSFVMPKTSLLQAHYQRRYNGVLAANFPAAPLRKFNYTGTPPNNTFVTHGTRVVPLAFNTSVEVVLQDTSIQGAESHPLHLHGYDFHVVGTGFGNYDAANDTAKYNLVDPVQRNTISVPTAGWVAIRFVANNPGVWIMHCHLDVHLSWGLSMAWLVNDGPLPNQKLPPPPSDIPTC